In Deltaproteobacteria bacterium, a single genomic region encodes these proteins:
- a CDS encoding formimidoylglutamate deiminase, protein MRALKPDFLFSGGHVHAGASLVVRDGLVESVGDAPQGAEVVPMPGRALLPGLVAAHSHAFQRAIRGRTEHRNHPRDDFWSWREAMYAAAERLSPEDLYAVSRFCFLEMARAGITAVGEFHYLHRDPSGKPYADPNELDLAVARAAKEAGLRMVLLRVAYARSGFRMPENPRQKRFIEGSADEYLKNLEALSRQVAVGAAPHSVRACPAEWIREIAGEAFRRGWPLHLHVSEQRLEVEQCRAEHGTTPALLLERLGALREGTTAIHGVHLTTDDIAAIGRARATVCACPTTERNLGDGVLRADLLLAAGVRLCVGTDSEVQLSPLEDSRQLEYHLRLVQEQRAILDPEQGGVGGLGAKLYRIASEGGMRSLALGGGALRPGEPADFISVDLDDPSIAGANRDDLMANVVFSMERTAIHQTWVRGEPLGLDFEGALPVFRTAMRRLWE, encoded by the coding sequence ATGCGCGCCCTGAAGCCCGATTTCCTCTTTTCCGGCGGCCATGTCCACGCGGGCGCATCGCTGGTCGTGCGCGACGGGCTCGTGGAATCCGTGGGGGATGCGCCCCAGGGTGCCGAAGTCGTTCCCATGCCGGGGCGCGCTTTGCTTCCCGGACTCGTGGCTGCCCACAGCCATGCTTTCCAGCGCGCCATCCGCGGGCGGACGGAGCACCGGAACCATCCGCGGGACGACTTCTGGAGCTGGCGCGAGGCGATGTACGCAGCGGCGGAGCGGCTGTCTCCGGAGGATCTCTACGCCGTCTCCAGATTCTGTTTCCTGGAAATGGCGCGGGCTGGGATCACCGCGGTGGGCGAATTCCATTACCTGCACCGCGATCCGTCGGGAAAGCCCTATGCCGATCCGAACGAGCTGGACCTCGCCGTCGCGCGCGCGGCGAAGGAAGCGGGCCTGCGGATGGTGCTGCTGCGCGTCGCGTACGCGCGAAGCGGGTTCCGGATGCCCGAAAACCCGCGGCAGAAGCGGTTCATCGAAGGCTCCGCCGACGAGTACCTGAAGAACCTCGAGGCGCTCTCCCGGCAAGTCGCGGTCGGCGCGGCACCGCACAGCGTGCGCGCCTGTCCCGCGGAGTGGATCCGCGAGATCGCCGGCGAAGCTTTCCGCCGCGGCTGGCCCTTGCACCTGCACGTTTCCGAGCAGCGCCTGGAAGTCGAGCAGTGCCGCGCGGAGCACGGGACGACGCCGGCGTTGCTGCTGGAGCGATTGGGCGCGCTCCGCGAAGGAACCACCGCGATTCACGGCGTGCACCTGACCACGGACGACATCGCGGCGATCGGACGTGCGCGCGCAACGGTGTGCGCGTGCCCGACCACCGAGCGGAATCTCGGCGACGGCGTGCTCCGTGCGGATCTCCTGCTCGCCGCTGGCGTACGGCTCTGCGTGGGCACGGACTCGGAGGTGCAGCTCTCGCCGCTCGAGGATAGCCGCCAGCTCGAGTACCACCTGAGGCTCGTGCAGGAGCAGCGCGCGATCCTCGACCCGGAGCAGGGCGGGGTGGGCGGTCTCGGCGCAAAGCTGTATCGGATCGCGAGCGAGGGCGGCATGCGGTCGCTCGCCCTCGGCGGCGGGGCACTGCGTCCCGGCGAGCCGGCGGATTTCATTTCCGTCGATCTCGACGACCCCTCGATCGCGGGGGCGAATCGGGACGACCTGATGGCGAACGTGGTCTTCTCGATGGAGCGAACCGCGATCCACCAGACCTGGGTGCGCGGCGAGCCGCTCGGGCTCGACTTCGAGGGTGCGCTGCCGGTCTTTCGCACCGCGATGCGGAGGCTGTGGGAATGA
- a CDS encoding phospholipase, which translates to MRAIEAVLLQGSELYREVILDKLAHARESVLIATANLKDMQVERDGKFVSVLALFSDLAARGVDLRILHAELPSRPFRASFEKRRRLTAGGLSLKICPRVHFKAVVIDGAWVYAGSANLTGAGLGAKGEGRRNFEVGFCSEDFEIVDRVKALFEAIWTGAECASCKLRSVCPDPIGAEPPRAFRLGRARRLRR; encoded by the coding sequence ATGCGCGCCATCGAGGCGGTGCTGCTGCAAGGCAGCGAGCTCTACCGCGAGGTGATCCTCGACAAGCTCGCGCACGCGCGCGAGTCGGTGCTGATCGCCACCGCCAACCTGAAGGACATGCAGGTCGAGCGCGACGGGAAGTTCGTTTCCGTTCTCGCTCTCTTCTCCGACCTCGCGGCACGCGGCGTCGACCTTCGCATCCTCCACGCCGAATTGCCCTCGCGCCCCTTCCGCGCCTCGTTCGAGAAGCGGCGCCGCCTCACCGCCGGCGGCCTGTCGCTGAAGATCTGTCCCCGCGTCCACTTCAAGGCGGTGGTGATCGACGGCGCCTGGGTCTACGCCGGCAGCGCCAACCTCACCGGCGCCGGCCTCGGCGCCAAAGGCGAAGGCCGGCGCAACTTCGAGGTCGGCTTCTGCAGCGAGGATTTCGAGATCGTCGACCGCGTCAAGGCGCTGTTCGAGGCGATCTGGACGGGCGCCGAATGCGCCTCGTGCAAGCTGCGCAGCGTCTGTCCGGATCCGATCGGCGCCGAACCGCCGCGCGCGTTCCGCCTCGGCCGCGCGCGCCGGCTCCGCCGCTGA
- a CDS encoding DUF763 domain-containing protein, translating to MGRTGSALLPLHGGRVPDWLASRMARLGGVMVEALVLEEGPHGVLRRLAHPFWFQALGCVMGMDWHSSGITTSVLGALKRGLAGREREIGLTVCGGRGRHSRRTPMELVQFGERTGIDGEALARTSRLVAKVDSALVQDGFDLYLHGFVVANDGAWTVVQQGMNTDRRQARRYHWLSEGVRSFVEEPHAAIEGRPGGSILNLTDRRAAASREAALELSRAPERVLHELPRLQMPAHHEVRRSDVFLRRLHGTLAAARESGPRDFPDLLLQRGVGARTVEALAAVAEVLHGAPCRFSDPARFSLAHGGKDGHPFPVPLRVYDRTISVLKQAVAAARLGRTEKLDGIRRLDEQARRLESSASGPDFEQYVAGEQADSHEYGGRDVSGPAQKPPQRQLALFS from the coding sequence ATGGGTCGCACCGGCAGCGCACTCCTTCCCCTGCACGGCGGACGCGTGCCCGACTGGCTCGCGTCGCGCATGGCGCGCCTCGGCGGAGTGATGGTGGAGGCGCTGGTGCTCGAGGAAGGCCCGCACGGCGTCCTGCGTCGCCTCGCGCACCCGTTCTGGTTCCAGGCGCTCGGGTGCGTGATGGGAATGGACTGGCACTCGAGCGGAATCACCACCAGCGTGCTGGGCGCGCTCAAGCGGGGCCTCGCCGGGCGCGAGCGTGAGATCGGCCTGACCGTCTGCGGCGGCCGCGGCCGTCACTCGCGTCGCACGCCGATGGAGCTGGTGCAGTTCGGAGAACGGACCGGCATCGATGGAGAGGCGCTGGCGCGCACCAGCCGGCTCGTCGCCAAGGTGGACAGCGCGCTCGTCCAGGACGGCTTCGATCTCTACCTGCACGGGTTCGTCGTCGCGAACGACGGCGCCTGGACGGTCGTCCAGCAGGGCATGAACACCGACCGTCGCCAGGCGCGCCGATATCACTGGCTCTCCGAGGGCGTACGCAGCTTCGTGGAGGAGCCGCATGCCGCAATCGAAGGCCGTCCCGGAGGATCGATTCTCAACCTGACCGACCGGCGCGCCGCCGCTTCACGAGAGGCGGCGCTCGAGTTGTCGCGCGCGCCCGAGCGCGTGCTCCACGAGCTGCCCCGCCTGCAGATGCCGGCCCATCACGAGGTCCGCCGATCCGACGTCTTCCTCCGGCGCCTGCACGGCACCCTCGCCGCCGCCCGGGAATCCGGGCCGCGCGATTTCCCCGACTTGCTGCTGCAGCGCGGTGTGGGTGCCCGGACGGTCGAGGCGCTGGCGGCGGTCGCCGAGGTGCTCCATGGAGCGCCCTGCCGCTTCAGCGATCCGGCGCGCTTCTCCCTCGCGCACGGCGGCAAGGACGGCCATCCCTTCCCCGTCCCCCTGCGCGTGTACGACCGGACCATCTCGGTCCTCAAACAGGCGGTCGCAGCCGCGCGCCTCGGGCGCACCGAGAAGCTCGATGGCATCCGACGCCTCGACGAACAGGCGCGCCGTCTCGAATCATCGGCGTCTGGGCCCGACTTCGAGCAATACGTCGCCGGTGAGCAGGCGGATTCTCACGAGTACGGCGGCCGCGACGTTTCCGGCCCCGCCCAAAAGCCGCCGCAACGTCAGCTCGCCCTCTTCTCATGA
- a CDS encoding alanyl-tRNA editing protein: protein MTERLYLQDPYLKSFRARVLEVRDLNGRPAAVLDRTAFYPEGGGQPGDRGTIGSVKVVDTQERAGDVLHVLDAPVESGEVAAEIDWRRRFDHMQQHHGQHLLSAAFDKLGAPTVSFHLGERICTIDLDAGLGTLDLARAESMANESIWRDLPVVARDFTGEERARLPLRKEPMKGDRVVVVEGVDASPCGGTHPARTGEVGCIAVLRAQKWGEGKSRIEFACGARVVRLLHETSDLVSGAAEALKCAPADVAQAAARIAAESQTRRKAAEGLLEELAGLEALRLKAQPSPIVAKLDRGAAFARAVAQRLSQEGGTALLAAIEDGRAHLVFARPKGAEGPAMGVLLKEALAVLGGKGGGGPDFAQGSGAPEKLDDALALAAHRLVHP from the coding sequence ATGACCGAACGCCTCTACCTGCAGGATCCTTATCTGAAGTCGTTTCGCGCCCGCGTGCTCGAGGTCCGCGATTTGAACGGACGTCCGGCCGCCGTTCTCGACCGGACCGCGTTCTATCCGGAAGGCGGAGGACAGCCTGGCGATCGCGGAACGATCGGCAGTGTGAAGGTCGTCGACACGCAGGAACGCGCCGGCGACGTCCTGCACGTGCTGGACGCGCCGGTCGAATCCGGCGAGGTCGCCGCGGAGATCGACTGGCGCCGCCGTTTCGATCACATGCAGCAGCACCACGGCCAGCACCTGCTCTCGGCGGCGTTCGACAAGCTCGGAGCGCCGACGGTCTCCTTCCATCTCGGAGAGCGGATCTGCACCATCGATCTCGATGCAGGACTGGGAACCCTGGATTTGGCGCGCGCGGAATCGATGGCCAACGAGAGCATCTGGCGCGATCTGCCGGTCGTCGCGCGAGACTTCACCGGCGAGGAACGCGCCAGGTTGCCACTGCGCAAGGAGCCCATGAAAGGCGACCGGGTGGTGGTGGTGGAGGGAGTCGACGCCTCGCCGTGCGGAGGAACGCACCCGGCGCGCACCGGCGAAGTCGGATGCATCGCCGTCCTTCGGGCGCAGAAGTGGGGCGAAGGGAAATCGCGGATCGAGTTCGCCTGCGGCGCGCGCGTGGTTCGCTTGCTCCACGAAACCAGCGACCTGGTCAGCGGAGCCGCCGAGGCCCTCAAATGCGCGCCCGCCGACGTCGCGCAGGCGGCGGCGCGCATCGCCGCCGAATCGCAAACGCGGAGGAAGGCTGCGGAAGGATTGCTCGAAGAGCTCGCCGGGCTGGAGGCGCTGCGGCTGAAGGCGCAGCCCTCGCCCATCGTCGCGAAGCTTGACCGTGGAGCCGCCTTCGCCCGGGCCGTCGCACAGCGGCTTTCGCAGGAAGGCGGAACCGCGCTGCTCGCGGCCATCGAAGACGGACGGGCTCATCTCGTGTTCGCGCGTCCGAAGGGGGCCGAGGGACCTGCGATGGGCGTGCTGCTCAAGGAAGCGCTGGCGGTCCTGGGTGGAAAGGGGGGCGGCGGACCCGACTTCGCGCAGGGCAGCGGCGCGCCGGAGAAGCTCGACGACGCGCTTGCGCTCGCCGCCCACAGGCTCGTACATCCGTGA
- a CDS encoding diguanylate cyclase, with the protein MRLPVKLSLLLSAATCFPLLLATAFTLPRGREALRSQLDEIYAQDARTLAGEVHRTLVDKLDSLTLAASTLRLHELDPEAREQALLLIYKETRGADIVGLFDSRADAVGNIIRFARLQGVLASEHEPIDDAALSMYAGKVPLQGALQAGLAIGPVYILPDAEGRPIPRLVLAVAVPGTRGTRWVVAVEVSLRRLADSFERFRPGESGAAFLVDGEGKVIFHPNRELMLKRVTLRDHPLLKGTQSDDWLGANAPVPLLGWKAVVQESAAEALGPLRHLARDAYLWLALGLLVAVLLGFSSVRTVTAPVQKLREAALAVTGGALETIVDVKRRDELGELADAFNTMTRGLREREGMKVTLALSETLELKEVLERLLDSLGRAVRFDEASVLVETRDGMDVIVSRGPRGKDKSQRIVPTAAHVERAVTTHLPALNDGRQMMALPLIQRGVAIGVVCLESHHAYTDAEVRLTQSLTQPAAMAVENARLFDEVQRLATLDGLTGTYNRRHFMELAQREYDNARRFGHPLTAMMLDVDHFKRINDRHGHHVGDQVLRILADRCRTALRSVDVLGRYGGEEFAILLPGSTQHHAATVLAERIRRRVADEPIRTDDGAVKVTVSVGVAELDEEMRNPGDLFKRADAALYEAKQAGRNRVVEDAVA; encoded by the coding sequence ATGCGACTTCCGGTCAAGCTGTCGCTCCTGCTCTCGGCGGCTACCTGCTTCCCGCTCCTGCTCGCCACCGCGTTCACGCTGCCGCGCGGTCGAGAGGCGCTGCGGAGCCAGCTCGACGAAATCTACGCCCAGGACGCCCGGACGCTCGCGGGTGAGGTCCACCGGACGCTCGTCGACAAGCTCGACTCGCTCACGCTTGCTGCTTCCACGCTGAGGCTCCACGAGCTCGATCCCGAGGCCCGCGAGCAGGCGCTGCTCTTGATCTACAAGGAGACGCGGGGCGCGGACATCGTCGGCCTCTTCGACTCCAGAGCAGACGCGGTCGGCAACATCATCCGGTTCGCGAGGCTCCAGGGCGTTCTCGCCTCGGAGCATGAGCCCATCGACGATGCTGCCCTGTCCATGTACGCCGGCAAGGTGCCGCTGCAGGGCGCGCTCCAGGCGGGTCTCGCCATCGGGCCCGTCTACATCCTGCCGGACGCCGAAGGACGTCCCATTCCCCGCCTCGTGCTCGCCGTTGCCGTGCCCGGCACGCGCGGAACGCGGTGGGTGGTCGCGGTGGAGGTGTCGCTGCGCAGGCTCGCCGACAGCTTCGAGCGCTTCCGTCCCGGCGAGTCTGGTGCGGCCTTCCTCGTCGACGGCGAAGGCAAGGTGATCTTCCACCCGAACCGGGAGCTGATGCTCAAACGGGTGACGCTCCGCGACCATCCGCTGCTCAAGGGCACGCAAAGCGACGACTGGCTGGGCGCGAACGCCCCCGTACCGCTCCTGGGGTGGAAGGCGGTGGTGCAGGAGTCCGCCGCCGAGGCGTTGGGCCCGCTGCGCCATCTCGCCCGCGACGCCTATCTCTGGCTCGCTCTCGGCCTCCTGGTCGCGGTGCTCCTCGGATTCAGCTCGGTTCGCACGGTCACGGCGCCGGTGCAGAAGCTGCGCGAGGCGGCCCTCGCAGTCACCGGCGGCGCGCTGGAAACCATCGTGGACGTGAAACGCCGCGACGAGCTGGGCGAGCTCGCCGACGCCTTCAACACCATGACCCGCGGATTGCGCGAGCGGGAAGGCATGAAGGTCACGCTCGCCCTCTCCGAAACGCTGGAGCTGAAGGAGGTGCTGGAACGCCTCCTCGACAGCCTGGGCCGCGCCGTCCGATTCGACGAGGCGTCCGTCCTGGTGGAGACCCGCGACGGCATGGACGTGATCGTCAGCCGCGGACCGCGAGGCAAGGACAAGTCGCAGCGCATCGTGCCGACCGCCGCGCACGTGGAGCGCGCCGTCACCACGCACCTGCCCGCGCTCAACGACGGCCGCCAGATGATGGCGCTGCCGCTGATCCAGCGTGGCGTGGCGATCGGCGTGGTCTGCCTGGAGAGCCACCATGCTTACACCGACGCCGAGGTCCGCCTGACGCAGTCGCTCACGCAGCCGGCGGCGATGGCCGTGGAGAACGCGCGGCTCTTCGACGAGGTCCAGCGCCTGGCCACCCTCGACGGCCTGACCGGCACGTACAACCGGCGCCACTTCATGGAACTGGCGCAGCGCGAGTACGACAACGCGCGCCGCTTCGGGCATCCGCTGACGGCGATGATGCTCGACGTCGACCACTTCAAACGGATCAACGACCGCCACGGACATCACGTCGGCGACCAGGTGTTGCGCATCCTCGCCGATCGCTGCCGCACGGCACTGCGCTCGGTGGACGTCCTCGGCCGCTACGGCGGCGAGGAGTTCGCCATCCTGCTGCCCGGGAGCACGCAGCACCACGCCGCGACCGTGCTGGCGGAGCGCATCCGGCGCCGCGTCGCCGACGAACCCATCCGCACCGACGACGGCGCGGTGAAAGTCACGGTCAGCGTCGGCGTCGCCGAGCTGGACGAGGAGATGCGGAATCCCGGCGACTTGTTCAAGCGCGCCGACGCCGCGCTCTACGAGGCGAAGCAGGCGGGCCGCAACCGCGTGGTCGAAGACGCCGTCGCGTGA
- the bioB gene encoding biotin synthase BioB — translation MFRHDWTLAEVRAIHDLPLLDLVHRAQTVHREHFGDNRVQLCSLLSVKTGGCPEDCAYCPQAARYHTDVQAEPLMEVDDVLAAARKAREAGATRFCMGAAWREVKDGQQFDRVLEMVRGVKRLGMEACCTLGMLTAAQAGRLKEAGLDAYNHNLDTSRAKYGDIITTRTYDERLRTLDNVRRAGISVCCGGILGMGESVDDRCEMLRMLAAQEPHPESVPINMLVAIAGTPLAARPPVSTVEMVRAIATARILMPRAMVRLSAGRQQMSEEAQLLCMMAGANSVFFGDKLLTTGNPEYAQDMALFEAAGIAALEPRL, via the coding sequence ATGTTCCGCCACGACTGGACGCTCGCCGAGGTCCGCGCGATCCACGATCTGCCGCTGCTCGACCTCGTCCACCGCGCGCAGACCGTGCACCGCGAGCACTTCGGTGACAACCGGGTGCAGCTTTGCTCGCTGCTCTCGGTGAAGACCGGAGGTTGCCCCGAGGACTGCGCGTATTGCCCGCAGGCGGCGCGGTATCACACCGACGTGCAGGCCGAGCCGCTGATGGAGGTCGACGACGTGCTCGCCGCCGCCCGCAAGGCGCGGGAGGCCGGCGCGACGCGTTTCTGCATGGGCGCGGCCTGGCGCGAGGTGAAGGACGGGCAGCAGTTCGACCGGGTGCTGGAGATGGTCCGGGGAGTGAAGCGGCTGGGCATGGAAGCCTGCTGCACGCTGGGGATGCTCACCGCGGCGCAGGCGGGCCGGCTGAAGGAGGCGGGCCTCGATGCGTACAACCACAACCTGGACACCAGCCGCGCGAAATACGGCGACATCATCACGACCCGCACGTACGACGAGCGGCTGCGGACGCTGGACAACGTGCGCCGGGCCGGGATCTCGGTGTGCTGCGGCGGGATCCTCGGGATGGGCGAGTCGGTCGACGATCGGTGCGAGATGCTGCGGATGCTGGCGGCGCAGGAGCCGCATCCGGAGTCGGTGCCGATCAACATGCTGGTCGCGATCGCGGGGACGCCGCTGGCAGCCAGACCTCCGGTCAGCACGGTGGAGATGGTCCGCGCCATCGCCACGGCGCGCATCCTCATGCCTCGCGCCATGGTGCGGCTCTCCGCCGGGCGGCAGCAGATGAGCGAGGAGGCGCAGCTCCTCTGTATGATGGCGGGAGCGAACAGCGTCTTCTTCGGAGACAAGCTGCTCACCACCGGCAACCCGGAGTACGCGCAGGACATGGCGCTCTTCGAAGCGGCCGGAATCGCGGCCCTCGAACCACGTCTTTGA
- a CDS encoding aminotransferase class I/II-fold pyridoxal phosphate-dependent enzyme translates to MADNRSTEPKPGTLAVHGGETRKKAHDSVTTPIVWSATYAFANTAEIESYFKGDIEREEYGRYGNPTVRAAEKKLAALEGAEDTALFSSGMAAATTALFELLKAGDHVVLTNDCYRRTRQFVTKFLSRLGVESTLVAPGDEEALRAALRPGRTKVILAESPTNPYLRVADLSAFVRVRNSCPGTNLIIDGTFATPVNQRPLAEGVDLVIHSCTKYLGGHNDLLAGAVCGRAGLVQAIKDLRGVLGGVLDPQSAFLLIRGLKTLPLRVQRQNQTALEVAAWLERHPRVRQVFYPGLESHPDHAIARRQMRGFGGVVSFRIRGDARETSRVIDACKLATIAPSLGAAETLIEQPAYMSYFELTTAEREAIGIYDDLVRLSLGLEDAEDVIADLEQALSA, encoded by the coding sequence GTGGCCGACAATCGCTCCACCGAACCGAAGCCGGGGACGCTCGCCGTCCACGGCGGAGAAACGCGCAAGAAGGCGCACGACTCCGTCACCACCCCCATCGTCTGGTCCGCGACGTATGCGTTCGCGAACACCGCCGAGATCGAGAGCTATTTCAAGGGCGACATCGAGCGCGAGGAGTACGGCCGCTACGGCAATCCGACGGTCCGCGCCGCGGAGAAGAAGCTTGCGGCATTGGAGGGAGCCGAGGACACCGCTCTCTTCTCCAGCGGGATGGCGGCGGCGACCACCGCGCTCTTCGAGCTCCTCAAGGCCGGTGATCACGTCGTCCTCACGAACGACTGCTACCGGCGGACGCGGCAGTTCGTCACCAAATTCCTCTCGAGGCTCGGCGTCGAGTCCACGTTGGTCGCGCCGGGCGACGAGGAGGCGCTTCGCGCGGCGTTGCGGCCCGGACGCACGAAGGTGATCCTCGCCGAATCGCCGACGAACCCGTATCTGCGCGTCGCGGACCTCTCCGCCTTCGTCCGCGTGCGCAACTCCTGCCCCGGCACCAACCTGATCATCGACGGGACCTTCGCGACGCCGGTGAACCAACGCCCGCTTGCGGAAGGCGTGGATCTGGTCATTCACTCCTGCACGAAATACCTCGGCGGCCACAACGATCTGCTGGCAGGGGCGGTCTGCGGGCGGGCCGGGCTGGTGCAGGCGATCAAGGACTTGCGCGGCGTCCTCGGAGGCGTCCTCGATCCGCAGAGCGCGTTCCTGCTCATCCGCGGTCTGAAGACGCTGCCGCTCCGGGTGCAGCGGCAGAACCAGACCGCGTTGGAAGTCGCGGCCTGGCTCGAGAGACACCCGCGCGTGCGCCAGGTCTTCTATCCGGGGCTGGAGAGCCATCCCGATCACGCGATCGCGCGCAGGCAGATGCGCGGATTCGGGGGCGTGGTGAGCTTCCGGATCCGCGGAGATGCGCGCGAGACGTCGCGGGTGATCGACGCGTGCAAGCTCGCCACCATCGCGCCCTCGCTCGGCGCGGCGGAAACCCTGATCGAGCAGCCGGCCTACATGTCCTACTTCGAGTTGACCACCGCGGAGCGCGAGGCGATCGGCATCTACGACGACCTCGTGCGCCTCTCGCTGGGTCTCGAGGACGCAGAAGACGTCATCGCCGATCTGGAGCAGGCGTTGTCGGCGTAG
- a CDS encoding DMT family transporter — MDADERLRGSGLGLAAALLFGLGAPLSKLLLPSARPLTLAALLYLGAGAAFLVARRRAAEARLTRADAPILAGAVIAGAALGPVLMLWGLSRVSGLAGSLLLNLEAPFTIALAVFAFGEHLSVREGLSAAVIVLGAALLGARGEWSGSVAGAAAIAVACACWALDNNLAAILSLKDPVQVLRIKALCAGAANLFLALALGQPLPPLTVCAGALAVGAVSYGASLLLYLRAQRALGAARQSALFAVAPFAGAAASIPLLGDRPAPADYAGAALMMLGVAALLRAKHAHVHTHEPMEHDHLHVHDVHHQHPHEGPRTEPHAHPHRHDALTHAHAHVSDAHHRHRHR; from the coding sequence ATGGACGCGGACGAGCGGCTGCGCGGCTCCGGGCTCGGGCTCGCCGCCGCCTTGCTCTTCGGTCTCGGCGCGCCGCTGTCGAAGCTGCTCCTTCCCAGCGCCAGGCCGCTCACCCTCGCCGCGCTCCTGTATCTCGGCGCGGGCGCGGCCTTCCTGGTGGCGCGCCGCCGCGCAGCCGAAGCCCGGCTGACGCGGGCGGATGCGCCCATCCTCGCGGGGGCCGTGATCGCCGGGGCCGCCCTCGGTCCGGTGCTGATGCTGTGGGGCCTCTCCCGCGTCAGCGGCCTCGCGGGGTCGCTGCTGCTCAATCTCGAGGCGCCGTTCACCATCGCGCTCGCCGTCTTCGCGTTCGGCGAGCACCTGTCCGTGCGCGAGGGCCTTTCCGCGGCGGTGATCGTCCTTGGGGCTGCGCTCCTCGGTGCCCGCGGCGAGTGGTCGGGCTCGGTCGCGGGCGCCGCGGCCATTGCGGTCGCTTGCGCTTGCTGGGCGCTGGACAACAACCTCGCGGCGATCCTCTCGCTCAAGGACCCGGTCCAGGTCTTGCGCATCAAGGCGCTCTGCGCGGGAGCGGCAAATCTGTTTCTCGCGCTCGCCCTTGGACAGCCGCTGCCGCCCCTGACCGTCTGCGCCGGGGCCCTGGCGGTCGGCGCGGTGAGCTACGGCGCCAGCCTTCTCCTTTACCTCCGCGCCCAGCGCGCTCTGGGCGCGGCCCGGCAAAGCGCGCTCTTCGCCGTCGCTCCCTTCGCGGGGGCGGCTGCGTCCATCCCGCTGCTCGGCGATCGGCCTGCGCCAGCGGACTACGCGGGTGCAGCCCTGATGATGCTCGGCGTCGCTGCCCTCTTGCGCGCGAAGCACGCCCACGTGCACACGCACGAACCGATGGAACATGACCATCTGCACGTCCATGACGTCCATCACCAGCATCCGCATGAGGGTCCGCGCACGGAACCGCACGCCCACCCCCACCGGCACGATGCGCTCACGCACGCGCATGCCCACGTCTCGGACGCGCACCACCGTCATCGGCATCGGTAG
- a CDS encoding carbohydrate kinase, producing MQPRRRRTLRSSSPGNRRAARGRLHMQRRGPAEAAAPPRRIRTSPRAGETIASHAPRCDKRAVPILVVGHYCHDTLVRNASVEQVLGGSSAYASAILAALGEAHEVVAKVGDDFRYAHEVSRKPAVVPGRTTAFVDAYRGAVRTERVDAVAPAIEPEELRGTWDVGLACAIAGEIPLRTLQRLRQISRIVLADAQSILRDVTGRGEVVLRPPEPGATEAIDVLKASRDEAQVLDVAALRKRLTLIVTDGARGCTVLNRQGQLSIAAYPAEEKDATGAGDCFLAGVAAGLARGLPVEEAARLGSWCGARAVEHVGVPRLSPGDRLG from the coding sequence ATGCAACCACGCCGTCGACGGACTCTACGAAGTTCGTCACCAGGCAATCGGCGGGCAGCGAGAGGACGCCTCCATATGCAGCGGCGAGGGCCGGCGGAAGCGGCAGCCCCGCCGCGGCGGATTCGAACATCACCTCGAGCTGGGGAAACGATTGCAAGCCACGCTCCGCGGTGCGACAAGCGCGCCGTGCCGATCCTCGTCGTCGGACACTATTGCCACGACACGCTGGTGCGCAACGCATCCGTCGAGCAGGTCCTCGGCGGATCGTCGGCGTACGCTTCCGCCATCCTCGCTGCCCTCGGCGAGGCGCACGAGGTCGTCGCGAAGGTCGGCGACGACTTCCGGTATGCGCACGAGGTCTCGCGCAAACCGGCGGTCGTCCCCGGTCGCACGACGGCCTTCGTCGACGCTTATCGCGGCGCGGTTCGAACGGAGCGCGTGGATGCGGTCGCTCCCGCCATCGAGCCGGAGGAGCTTCGCGGTACGTGGGACGTCGGCCTCGCCTGCGCCATCGCCGGGGAGATCCCGCTCCGGACACTGCAGCGCCTCCGCCAGATCAGCAGGATCGTGCTCGCGGACGCGCAATCCATCCTGCGGGACGTGACCGGGCGCGGCGAAGTGGTCCTGCGGCCGCCGGAGCCTGGGGCCACGGAGGCCATCGACGTGTTGAAGGCGAGCCGGGACGAGGCCCAGGTCCTGGACGTGGCCGCGCTGCGCAAGAGGCTGACGTTGATCGTCACGGACGGAGCGCGCGGGTGCACCGTGCTGAACCGCCAGGGCCAGCTGTCCATCGCGGCGTACCCGGCGGAGGAGAAGGACGCCACCGGCGCCGGCGACTGTTTTCTCGCGGGCGTTGCAGCGGGGCTCGCACGCGGTCTTCCTGTCGAGGAGGCCGCGCGGCTCGGATCATGGTGCGGCGCGCGCGCCGTGGAACACGTCGGCGTTCCGCGGCTCAGCCCGGGCGACCGCCTGGGTTAG